The following DNA comes from Nicotiana sylvestris chromosome 10, ASM39365v2, whole genome shotgun sequence.
CaattgttgtttccattctcaatGACGGGAGTGTCTCGGACTTGGCTTAATTCACTCCTCATAaactccatcactacttgggaggaattagCCAAGCAATTTGTGAACAAATTTcacccacccaacaagactgATCAATAAATTGATGAGATATTGAGCTTCAGACAGAAACCAACAAAGACATTACAAGAAACATGGGAGATGTTGAAGGGTCTGCTGGTTACATGTCCACATCATGGTATTCCAAAGCAAATGTTGGAGCAGAGGTTTTACATAGGTTTGGCATATAGCTTGAAAGCCAATGTTGATGTTTCAGCGGGTGGAGCATTTTTAGCAAAACATTCATAGAAAGCAAGATCctacttgacaagatggcacaaaaCTCAGGATGGACAACAAAAAATGCTCCAATAACTCTTGTGGTTCACTTAGTGGCTTTAGACCCGACTAACTCAatagctgaaaatatggccactctACTGACATAAATGAGCATCCTCACCAAAAAAGTTGATGAATCAGGCTAGAAGCACCATGTACACATAGTTGATGCAACTAATGGGGGTTATGTACATCATGCAttaatcaaccatatgtctgCTCGTGGAGTGCGGAAGGTGATAACCAATAATATCAGGAGAACATGAATTATGTGGCCAACTATGGGGGATAGAGCCCAAGTGGTAAGAATTAGGGTCAGCGGAATCAACAATATAGACCAGCTCTACAgtagcacaacaacaacaacaaaaatcttAGGGGATAGCGACCATAGGACCAAGTAGTGCCTTACCAAAGGCAACAGGGTTATAACCAGCAAACGAAACAGCAGGCTTATCAACAATCTCAATAACAACAGACTGTAAGAcatgaagatgggtttgctaaacTTGAGGGAATGATGCAACAAGTGATTGGGTCCACAGGAAAACTAACTGACAGAGTAGACTCACATGAATCAACGATAAAGAATATTGAGATCCAGTTATGCCATATTTTGATGGCTTTAAATAATCGCCCCCATAGGATGTTACCTGCAGACACACAAATTAATCCAAAAGAGTAGGTCCCGAAGCAGCTTATGGTAGTGATCTCCGAAATGGTAGAGATCTAGATCGGGAGCAAGAAATTTCTCGCGAAAGCAGACCGACTGAGACACTGGTGCCAGTATCCATTGAGATAGATGATTCAGTAGGGTTAACTGAGGTGACCGTACAACATTCACAAAATAATGCTAACAAAGAAAAAGAGTTGTGAAAGAGACTGAGGTTGTACCGGAACCGATAGTAGAAGCAGTGCCCGaacaagaaaaaaatcaaaatcacagGGAAGAAGCGACCTCCAGCACCATTCCCATAATGATTGGCGAAGTATCAAAAAGATGAGTagtacaagaaattcttggagatgttgAAACAAATTCAGGTAAACATTCTATTGATTGAAGCTTTaaaggagatgcctggttatgcGAAAAttatgaaggacttgatgtcccgcaAGTTCAACTTTCAAGACTTGCCCACGGTTACACTGACTCAGACCTGCAGTGTTGTTGTGACGAGACCCATAGCTGAGAAGTTGTCTGACCCAAGGAGTTTCACAATCCTTTGCACAATAGGCAACTATGCATTTGCTAAGGCACTGTGTGATCTCGAGCAAGCATAAACCTTATGTCCCTGGCTATCTACAAAAGGCTaggcattggaagagctagacccacgtcTATGTTACTACAGCTGGCTGACCGAACAGTGAAGAGACCCTCTAGTATTCTTGATGTTGTATTAGTATAGGTTGGGAAGTTTGTGTTCCCAGCAGATTTTGTTATTCTCGATTGTCGGGTTGACgaggaaattcccataattttgggaagaacATTCTTGGCTATTGGGAGAGCTTTAATTGATTGTGAAATTGGAGAGCTCAAAATGAGATTAAACGATGAAGAGATAACATTTAACGTGCGGCGACCGAGTGAATTTGCTAATTACTCTCTAGTAGATGCCGTGGATGTTGTTTTGGAGGAGAAAGATGAGGCATTAAAGATCCTCTAGCAGACTATCTCATGAACTTAGATGAAGCCAATGGAGAAGATTTGGCAGAGTGGGTACTTGCTCTTGAAGGTCAAGGTTTTTGGAGAAGAGAGCTCAAATTTGAGCCTTTACACttaaaggaaagaaaaactcCTCTAGCTAAGCCATCGATAGAAGATCCAGCAATGTTGGAACTGAAGCCACTGCCATCTCATCTCAGGTATGCATTCTTAG
Coding sequences within:
- the LOC104238896 gene encoding uncharacterized protein, which gives rise to MLKQIQVNILLIEALKEMPGYAKIMKDLMSRKFNFQDLPTVTLTQTCSVVVTRPIAEKLSDPRSFTILCTIGNYAFAKVGKFVFPADFVILDCRVDEEIPIILGRTFLAIGRALIDCEIGELKMRLNDEEITFNVRRPSEFANYSLVDAVDVVLEEKDEALKIL